The Halocalculus aciditolerans nucleotide sequence GACGCCGGGGACGGCTTCCTCACCGGCGAGGGCGCGAAGAGACCGATCACCGAACCACCGACGTACGAGACACGAACCATGGGATCACGAGACGAAATCACTATTCCGGACGGCGGCTTCGCCGGCGAACAGAAACTCGCAGACTTCATCGACGACACGCCCGCGCTCGCGAACGACCAGCGCTGTGGCGTCTTCCTGCTCGGCGCGCTCGTCGGCGCGGTCGGGAACTACCAGGAGTGGCACGAGGACCGCTCGACGACGCTCGTCGACCAGTTCCCCGTGAAGTCGATCACCGCGAATCGCGTGAAGAAGGTCACGCAGGACGCGATCGAGAAGACGCTCACCTACACCCGCCAGGAGAAGAAACGCGGCGGGCAGACGTATCCGGGAACGAAGTTCGACCACATCGTCGACCGCCTCCGCGAGCGCGTCATCAACCCCGACCCCGACGAGTGGGATCTGGAGAAGAACGACCTCCGGTTCTACTACGCGCTCGGCGTGACGTACGGGATGAACGACCGCTCGCTCTACGAGAGCGACGACACAGACGACGCGAACGCTGACCCCGAGGAGAACTAACGATGTCCGAAACCCAATCCGAATCCACTGCTGTCGAGAACCGCTCCGAGATTGTCTTCCTGTACGACGCCGTCGACGCGAACCCGAACGAGAACCCGCTCAGCGGCGCGAACCGCCCGCGCATCGACCCCGGAACCCAGCAGGCCATCGTGACGGACGTCCGCCTGAAGCGGTACCTCCGCGACCAGCTCGACGACGACGGCCACGGCGTCTACATCCGGAACGTGCAGAACGAAGCGGGCTATCAGGCGACTCGCGTGGACCTCCTCGAAGACCGCCTGAAAGGCGTTGACCTCGACGACTACGACCCGGACGACGACGAGGACGCGGAGCGGCTTCGTGAGGACGTCTTCGGTGAGTTCCTCGACGAGAGCGCGGACGTCCGATACTTCGGCGCGACGATGAGCGTCGACACCGACGACGACTACGAGGACCTCCTCCCCGACCACTTCACGGGGCCGGTGCAGTTCTCGCCGGGGAAGTCGATGCACGCGGTGAACGAGAACGAGGAGTACGACAGCCTCACGAGCGTCATCGCGACGCAAGGCGAGAAAGAGCAGGGCGGGTTCGACCTCGACGACCACCGCATCCAGTACGGGCTCATCAGGTTCCACGGGCTCGTCGACGAACACGGCGCGGAAGACACGAAGCTCACGTCCGAGGACGTCCGGCGGCTGGACACGCTCTGCTGGCGTGCGCTGAAGAATCAGACCGTGAGCCGGTCGAAAGTCGGACAGGAACCGCGACTCTACTGCCGCGTCGAGTACGCGGAGGAGAGCTACCACCTCGGTGGGTTGGACAAAGATCTCGCCCTCGACGAGTCGGAGTCGAAGGCCGAAGAGGACCTGCGGAACGTCCGCGACCTGACGCTCGCCGTCGACGACTTCGTCGACCGTCTCGGGAACGCGGAGAAACAGGTGAAACGCGTCCGCGTCGTCGCGAGCGACGTCCTCCAGTGCTCTTACGACGGCGACGTCGGCGGACCCGTCGTCCTCTACGACGCGCTCCGCGACGCCGTCGGCGAGGACACGGTGGACGTCGTCGACGTCTACGACGAGTACCCGGAGACGCTGGGAGCGTAGCCGTGGCGCAGGAATCGCTCGACGGCTGGTTCGACGAAGGCGAAGAGAGCGCAAGTCGTGGTGAGCGCGACGCTCTGGACCGTTCGTCCGAGCCGAGCGACGGGACCGCCGAGGCGTCGACGGCTTCGAGTTCGCACGAGTTCCCCGAGCGCTGTCTCTCCTTCACCGTTCGCGGTCCGTGGGGGCACTTCCGGCGCGTCGAAGGGAACGTCGTGAAGCAGACGTATCGCGTCATCCCGCGGACGACGGTCGCGGGGCTGCTCGCGGCCGTGCTCGGCATCGGCCGCGACGACTACTACGAGCTGTTCGCCGAGGGCGCGTCGGCGGTCGCTATCGAGCCCGTCAGCGAGCTCCGAACGCTCAACATGCCGATGAACGCGCTCTCGACCGCGAAGAGCGACCTCACGTCGCTGAACGGGCGCGGGAAGGTTAGCGTGCGCCTCCCGAACCCGGCGAAGCTCCGCCAGCAACACAACTACGAAGTCCTCGTCGACCCCGCCTACCGCGTCGACGTCGCGCTCGCCGACGACGAGCGCTACCGGGAACTTCGCGAGACGCTCGACGCGGGGAAGTCTCACTACGTCCCGAGTCTCGGGCTCTCAGAGCATCTCGCCGAGATCGACTACCACGGCGAGTACGCCGTCGAAGACGGTTCGAGCGAGGGCGTCGTCGACGTGGATTCGGCGGTGCCGAACGCCGTCGACAGCGTCGTTCCCGACCCCGGAACGCGGTGTCAGGTCGAGGAGTCACCGGCGTTTATGGAGACTGACGCTGGCGGCCGGACGACGACGGCGTTTACGGCGTACACCTACAACCCTGATGCGGGTCCGCTCGCCG carries:
- the cas7b gene encoding type I-B CRISPR-associated protein Cas7/Csh2, encoding MSETQSESTAVENRSEIVFLYDAVDANPNENPLSGANRPRIDPGTQQAIVTDVRLKRYLRDQLDDDGHGVYIRNVQNEAGYQATRVDLLEDRLKGVDLDDYDPDDDEDAERLREDVFGEFLDESADVRYFGATMSVDTDDDYEDLLPDHFTGPVQFSPGKSMHAVNENEEYDSLTSVIATQGEKEQGGFDLDDHRIQYGLIRFHGLVDEHGAEDTKLTSEDVRRLDTLCWRALKNQTVSRSKVGQEPRLYCRVEYAEESYHLGGLDKDLALDESESKAEEDLRNVRDLTLAVDDFVDRLGNAEKQVKRVRVVASDVLQCSYDGDVGGPVVLYDALRDAVGEDTVDVVDVYDEYPETLGA
- the cas5b gene encoding type I-B CRISPR-associated protein Cas5b, with amino-acid sequence MAQESLDGWFDEGEESASRGERDALDRSSEPSDGTAEASTASSSHEFPERCLSFTVRGPWGHFRRVEGNVVKQTYRVIPRTTVAGLLAAVLGIGRDDYYELFAEGASAVAIEPVSELRTLNMPMNALSTAKSDLTSLNGRGKVSVRLPNPAKLRQQHNYEVLVDPAYRVDVALADDERYRELRETLDAGKSHYVPSLGLSEHLAEIDYHGEYAVEDGSSEGVVDVDSAVPNAVDSVVPDPGTRCQVEESPAFMETDAGGRTTTAFTAYTYNPDAGPLAVRDVETSLVDGRTVVFV